In Acidobacteriota bacterium, the DNA window GCCGAACGCGCCGGCAGGTACGACGCGAGCAGCACGACGCCCACGACGCCGGCCGCGGTCGCGGCGAACACCTGCGGGTCGGTGGGCTCGACGTCGTGCAGCATCGACTCGAGCAGGCCCGCGAGCCACCAGGCGCCGGTGGCGCCGAGGCCGAGGCCAAGCATGGCGAGCCCCAGGCCGCGCCCGAGCACGAGCCGCCCGACGGCGCCGGGACCGGCGCCGAGGGCGAGCCGGATGCCGTACTCGCGCCGCTGCCGGCGTACGTTGTACGCCATCACGCCGTACACCCCGACCATGGCCAGCAGGCCGGCGAGCGAGCCGAAGAGCGCCGTGAGCGCCGACAGAAAGCGAGGGCGCCCCACGGACGCCGCCACCACCGCTTCCATCGTCTGGACACCGGTCAGCGGCAGTGCGGGATCGATCTGTCGGAGGATGGCGCGCGCCGTCGGCACGACGCTCGTCGGGTCGGCGGCCGTCGTGCGCGCCACGACGCTCATCGCGGGGAAGGGCTGCTGCTCGATCGTGCGGTAGAACTCGTAGGGCGTCGTCGCGGCCAGGCCGTACGAACGCACGTCGCCGACGACGCCGACCACCTCGTACCAGCGACTGGTGTCGGCGCCCTGGCCGAAGCGGCGTCCAATCGGGTCCTGGCCCGGCCAGAACTTCGTCGCCATCTGCTGGTTGATGAGCACCGTGGTCGTGCCCTCGCCATCGCGCGCGTCGAGCCATCGGCCGCGCACGAGCGGGATGCCGAGCGCCTCGAAGTAGTCGCCGTGCACCCAGCGGTACTCGACGAGCGGCGCTTCGTTCGGCCCCCAGGGCGTTCCGCCCTCGACGTTCATCTCGCCGTTGTAGCCGTACCGGAGCATCGGCAGGTGGCTGACGAGGCCGATGCGATCGAAGCCGCCCGCGTTCGCCAGACGCGCCTGGAGATCGCGGTAGAACGCCCTGAGCTGGTCGGCCGTCTGGTAGCGGGGCCCGGCCGGGGCGACGTCGAAGGTCACGACCTGGTCGGTCCGGAGGCCCGTGTCGCGGCCCTGCATCAGCATGAGGTTCTTCATCATCAGCGACGCGCCGACCAGCAGGCTGAACGCCAGGGCAATCTCGGCGACGACGAGGCCGTTGCCGACGCGCCGGCCGGCGCCGGTGCCGGTGCGCGTGTCGCCGTCGCGCACGGCGCTGACGAGCTCGCTCGTCCGCAGGCTGACGAGCGGCCAGAGGCCGCAGAGCACGCCGACAACGAGCGAGGTGGCGAAGGCGAAGGCCACGACCGGCGCATCGATGGTGATGGCGGCGGCTCGCGGGAGCTGATCGGCGGCGAGCACGACGAACGTCCGCACGATCCAGCGCGCCACGATCACGCCGAGCAGGCCACCGGCGAGCGCGAGCAGCACGCTCTCGGCGCCGAGCTGACGGGCCAGGTCGCCGGGGCGTGCCCCGAGCGCGAGCCGCACGCCCAGCTCGCGCCGCCGGGCGAGGCCGGCGGCGAGCAGCAGGTTGGCCACGTTGGCGCAGGCGATGAGCAGCAGCAGGAAGACCGCGCCGAGGAGGACCTGCAGGGACGTGCGAACCTGGCCGACGACGGCCTCGCGGTACGAGCGCACGTCGACGCCGTGGTTGGTGCCGAACTCGGCGGCCAGCGTCCGGCCGAGCGCCCGCATCTCGGT includes these proteins:
- a CDS encoding ABC transporter permease, translated to QADELPDRHEARGLRAEASLVDVFGLQPSLGRWFTEEEDREGAGKVAVLLHAFWVNRLARDPGVLGRTLTLDGEPYEIVGIMPETFTLRSAELVVPLAQAVDPATRGSHFLFTFARLKPDVSLERATTEMRALGRTLAAEFGTNHGVDVRSYREAVVGQVRTSLQVLLGAVFLLLLIACANVANLLLAAGLARRRELGVRLALGARPGDLARQLGAESVLLALAGGLLGVIVARWIVRTFVVLAADQLPRAAAITIDAPVVAFAFATSLVVGVLCGLWPLVSLRTSELVSAVRDGDTRTGTGAGRRVGNGLVVAEIALAFSLLVGASLMMKNLMLMQGRDTGLRTDQVVTFDVAPAGPRYQTADQLRAFYRDLQARLANAGGFDRIGLVSHLPMLRYGYNGEMNVEGGTPWGPNEAPLVEYRWVHGDYFEALGIPLVRGRWLDARDGEGTTTVLINQQMATKFWPGQDPIGRRFGQGADTSRWYEVVGVVGDVRSYGLAATTPYEFYRTIEQQPFPAMSVVARTTAADPTSVVPTARAILRQIDPALPLTGVQTMEAVVAASVGRPRFLSALTALFGSLAGLLAMVGVYGVMAYNVRRQRREYGIRLALGAGPGAVGRLVLGRGLGLAMLGLGLGATGAWWLAGLLESMLHDVEPTDPQVFAATAAGVVGVVLLASYLPARSAARVDPMHVLRDG